One Mya arenaria isolate MELC-2E11 chromosome 7, ASM2691426v1 genomic window carries:
- the LOC128241193 gene encoding heat shock 70 kDa protein 12A-like, giving the protein MGASNSVKHKKERWRQDSSLSIEKNTGTEGVKQSDELAVVVAIDFGTSYTGYAFSLKGSRDVINLQTHGGKLPADRVPSAMLLNPDETFNSFGYDAMDKYSCLSREARRVYFYFEHFKLLLYRTIHGKPRDNEYTLHLRAMNELGLRDGTKLDELSYDQMPKDLRKYWDSMDKRTHQSNLFNFVDRYGKQINAQKVFSLAIKYFRDLALDTVKMTTQGCKEEYIQWMISIPAIWSDSARQFMRQAAVDAGIRSENLRLVLEPEAASLYCEEHAAVASGNTLGLFTPGQKYILADLGGGTADICIHEIVGDGRLRELYRATGGHLGGNTVNEEFEKFMSGIVGDDVWNDFKKLFIGSYFDMMTHFESKKHEFRTQTKQVQLTLEHSLIELCEKRSNTTFHSIVSNCKHRDGIEYNSTLGKLLINRLVMEGFFEFSLDGITHTFRTILQSCETDNLVTVLLVGGYAESQFVREKIKTAFPNLSVMLPSDSRLAVLKGAVMMGYKPRDIVERRARYTYGFGCNDVFKPGGHPLKLKYISEDGKEKCVGVFNRMIKMNQVVVCGDTFHWIGFSTAVHQNQRLANKCIALWRSSNPGPLYCLDKEGSDLLRIEDQECEKVGDIVMKPPREGWQQYSDCDAQLIVGETELIVKYINKNTGQVYETNMNFF; this is encoded by the coding sequence ATGGGAGCATCCAACTCGGTGAAACATAAGAAAGAACGATGGAGGCAAGATTCCTCATtgtcaatagaaaaaaataccGGAACCGAAGGAGTAAAACAATCAGATGAATTGGCTGTAGTTGTGGCAATAGATTTTGGAACATCCTACACCGGATACGCCTTTTCGTTAAAGGGGTCACGTGACGTCATCAACCTACAGACACATGGCGGAAAACTTCCAGCGGACCGGGTTCCCTCGGCTATGCTGCTCAACCCTGACGAGACATTTAACTCATTTGGCTATGATGCCATGGATAAATACAGTTGCCTGTCTCGGGAGGCGAGACGAGTGTACTTTTACTTTGAGCACTTCAAGCTTTTGCTTTACAGGACAATACATGGCAAACCCCGGGATAACGAGTACACACTTCATCTACGGGCGATGAATGAGTTGGGGCTGAGAGATGGGACGAAGCTGGACGAGCTTTCTTATGACCAAATGCCAAAAGACCTACGGAAGTATTGGGACTCAATGGATAAACGTACACACCAGTCTAACTTATTCAATTTTGTGGACCGTTATGGAAAACAAATCAACGCGCAGAAAGTATTTTCTTTAGCAATCAAGTACTTTAGAGACCTCGCTTTAGACACAGTAAAGATGACAACACAAGGTTGTAAGGAAGAGTACATCCAATGGATGATCAGCATTCCCGCTATCTGGTCAGACTCCGCCAGACAATTTATGCGTCAGGCAGCAGTAGACGCCGGCATACGTTCTGAAAACCTGCGGCTCGTCCTCGAACCCGAGGCGGCCTCTTTATACTGTGAAGAACATGCAGCCGTTGCGTCTGGAAACACATTAGGGCTGTTCACGCCAGGTCAGAAGTATATTCTAGCTGACCTTGGAGGCGGTACGGCAGATATCTGTATACACGAGATCGTGGGCGATGGAAGACTACGGGAATTGTACCGGGCAACAGGCGGTCACCTTGGAGGAAATACGGTGAATGAAGAGTTTGAAAAGTTTATGTCGGGCATCGTTGGTGATGACGTTTGGAATGACTTTAAAAAATTGTTCATAGGGAGTTATTTTGATATGATGACACATTTTGAATCTAAAAAGCATGAGTTTCgtacacaaacaaaacaagtacAATTGACATTAGAACATTCACTAATTGAACTGTGTGAGAAGCGTTCCAATACAACATTTCATTCAATAGTTTCCAATTGTAAACATCGCGACGGTATTGAATATAACAGCACTCTCGGTAAACTGTTGATCAACAGATTGGTGATGGAAGGCTTTTTTGAATTTTCCTTAGATGGAATCACCCACACATTCCGCACTATCTTACAATCATGTGAAACAGACAACTTAGTAACTGTGTTACTTGTTGGAGGATACGCAGAGTCACAATTTGTACGGGAGAAAATCAAGACAGCTTTTCCGAACCTTAGTGTCATGCTTCCTTCTGACTCGCGACTGGCCGTGTTGAAAGGCGCCGTGATGATGGGATACAAGCCGAGAGACATCGTGGAACGGAGGGCCAGATACACTTACGGTTTTGGCTGTAATGACGTATTTAAACCAGGCGGACATCcactaaaattgaaatacatcAGTGAGGATGGTAAAGAAAAATGTGTTGGAGTGTTTAATAGGATGATAAAGATGAACCAGGTGGTTGTGTGCGGCGATACTTTCCATTGGATAGGATTCAGCACAGCCGTTCACCAGAACCAGAGACTTGCAAATAAGTGCATCGCACTATGGCGGTCTAGCAACCCGGGTCCACTATACTGCCTGGACAAGGAGGGCAGCGATCTCCTGCGGATAGAGGACCAGGAGTGTGAGAAGGTGGGCGATATCGTCATGAAACCCCCGCGCGAAGGATGGCAGCAATACTCGGATTGTGATGCACAGCTTATCGTAGGGGAAACGGAACTGATTGTgaaatacatcaataaaaacACAGGACAAGTgtatgaaacaaatatgaacTTTTTCTAA